From one Catellatospora sp. IY07-71 genomic stretch:
- a CDS encoding phage holin family protein has translation MRTEPLRTDLTPDGGGGTSQQSIGELLGEISTDLSTLMRQELELAKAELRQETAKAGKAAGMFGGAAVAANLMLLFVSLALWRLLSAVMDPGWAAVLVAVLWGIAAAVLYTTGRARLRELRPMPQTAETVKQMPSALRGHPEEERKTT, from the coding sequence ATGAGGACGGAACCGCTGCGCACGGACCTGACCCCCGACGGCGGGGGCGGGACGTCGCAGCAGTCGATCGGCGAGCTGCTCGGCGAGATCAGCACTGACCTGTCCACGCTGATGCGGCAGGAGTTGGAACTGGCCAAGGCGGAGCTGCGCCAGGAGACGGCCAAGGCGGGCAAGGCGGCCGGCATGTTCGGCGGCGCGGCGGTCGCGGCGAACCTGATGCTGCTGTTCGTCTCGCTGGCGCTGTGGCGGCTGCTGTCGGCCGTGATGGACCCGGGCTGGGCGGCCGTGCTGGTCGCCGTCCTGTGGGGCATCGCCGCGGCCGTGCTGTACACGACCGGCCGCGCGCGCCTGCGCGAGCTGCGGCCGATGCCGCAGACGGCGGAGACGGTCAAGCAGATGCCCTCCGCGCTGCGCGGGCATCCGGAGGAGGAGAGGAAGACGACATGA
- a CDS encoding DUF3618 domain-containing protein: protein MSTDTQQIRRDIERTREDLRTDVDALTDRVSPSRVVGRRVDRVRGAARSVREKIMGTVQHPIEASSGPASALAERASSAAGSVGDAAGAAQQKVLSQTQGSPLAAGLIAFGAGVLISSLIPASEPEQRIAGQLKDTLSEHAEDIKAQATEVAGEVKEHLREPVQQAVESVKASAGDAASTVREETGTTPRSGGAI, encoded by the coding sequence ATGAGCACCGACACGCAGCAGATCCGCCGCGACATCGAGCGCACCCGTGAGGACCTGCGCACCGACGTGGACGCGCTGACCGACCGGGTCAGCCCGTCCCGGGTCGTCGGCCGGCGGGTGGACAGGGTGCGCGGCGCGGCGCGCTCGGTCCGCGAGAAGATCATGGGCACCGTGCAGCACCCGATCGAGGCGAGCAGCGGCCCGGCGTCGGCGCTGGCCGAGCGCGCGTCTTCGGCGGCCGGTTCGGTCGGCGACGCCGCGGGCGCCGCCCAGCAGAAGGTGCTGTCCCAGACCCAGGGCAGCCCGCTGGCGGCCGGGCTCATCGCGTTCGGCGCCGGGGTGCTGATCTCGTCGCTGATCCCGGCGAGCGAGCCCGAGCAGCGCATCGCGGGCCAGCTCAAGGACACCCTGTCCGAGCACGCCGAGGACATCAAGGCGCAGGCCACGGAGGTGGCCGGCGAGGTCAAGGAGCACCTGCGCGAGCCGGTGCAGCAGGCGGTCGAGTCGGTGAAGGCCAGCGCGGGCGACGCGGCCTCGACCGTACGGGAGGAGACCGGCACGACGCCGCGGAGTGGCGGCGCCATCTAG
- a CDS encoding catalase, which yields MSTDEEIDIELDDKQLQLDLARVDKTGTALTTDQGIGVDDTDNTLRAGPRGPSLLEDFHLREKIMRFDHERIPERVVHARGSAAHGYFQPYDAALAQYTVAPFLTDPDTRTPVFVRFSTVQGSRGSTDTPRDVRGFATKFYTEQGNFDLVGNNMPVFFIQDGIKFPDLVHALKPEPHHEMPQAASAHDTFWDFVTLQPETMHHLIWLMSDRAIPRSYRTMQGFGVHTFRLVNAEGRSTFVKFHWTPVAGTHSLVWDEAQKISGKDPDFNRRDLWESIEGGVFPEYELGLQLIAESDEFAFDDIDLLDSTKIVPEERVPVTPVGRMVLDRNPDNFFAETEQVAFCIGNVVPGIDFTDDPLLHARLFSYLDTQLTRLGGPNFPQIPINRPVAPVRNHQQDGFHQDDIPLGQANYHPNSLGGGCPFVPGAGLTAPDQNTYVHFREQVDGHKGRKRSETFADHYSQATLFWNSMSAWEKEHIAAAYQFELGKVAPMHIRERMVEHLNQIDHTLAVTVAAGIGVAVREPGPPNHGRISPALSQTTMPGSTGVRGRKVAILVADGVDDIGVAALRERLLAEEALVDVLAPVDGAVTTASGGVLPVDKAMNTVASVLYDAVAVGGGDAAVDVLVADGVAVHFVAEAYKHAKPLIVLGVGDRLVQAARLPVYEVSDRTGDVPSKPIAAALDGVVFLAPDAAPDAAFFAEVTEAIIAHRHYDRPVAGIAA from the coding sequence ATGAGCACCGACGAGGAAATCGACATCGAACTGGACGACAAGCAGCTGCAGCTGGACCTGGCCCGGGTCGACAAGACCGGCACGGCGCTGACCACCGACCAGGGCATCGGCGTCGACGACACCGACAACACGCTGCGGGCGGGGCCGCGCGGGCCCAGCCTGCTGGAGGACTTCCACCTGCGCGAGAAGATCATGCGCTTCGACCATGAGCGCATACCCGAGCGGGTGGTGCACGCGCGCGGCTCGGCGGCGCACGGCTACTTCCAGCCGTACGACGCCGCGCTGGCGCAGTACACGGTGGCGCCGTTCCTGACCGACCCGGACACGCGTACGCCGGTGTTCGTGCGGTTCTCCACGGTGCAGGGCTCGCGCGGGTCCACCGACACGCCGCGCGACGTGCGCGGCTTCGCCACCAAGTTCTACACCGAGCAGGGCAACTTCGACCTGGTCGGCAACAACATGCCGGTCTTCTTCATCCAGGACGGGATCAAGTTCCCCGATCTGGTGCACGCGCTCAAGCCCGAGCCGCACCACGAGATGCCGCAGGCGGCCTCCGCGCACGACACGTTCTGGGACTTCGTGACGCTGCAGCCGGAGACCATGCACCACCTGATCTGGCTGATGTCCGACCGGGCCATCCCGCGCAGCTACCGCACCATGCAGGGGTTCGGGGTGCACACGTTCCGGCTGGTCAACGCCGAGGGCCGGTCGACGTTCGTGAAGTTCCACTGGACGCCGGTGGCCGGGACGCACTCGCTGGTGTGGGACGAGGCGCAGAAGATCTCCGGCAAGGACCCCGACTTCAACCGCCGCGACCTGTGGGAGTCCATCGAGGGCGGCGTGTTCCCGGAGTACGAGCTGGGCCTGCAGCTGATCGCCGAGAGCGACGAGTTCGCCTTCGACGACATCGACCTGCTCGACTCCACGAAGATCGTCCCGGAGGAGCGGGTGCCGGTCACGCCCGTGGGGCGCATGGTGCTCGACCGCAACCCGGACAACTTCTTCGCCGAGACCGAGCAGGTCGCGTTCTGCATCGGCAACGTGGTGCCCGGCATCGACTTCACCGACGACCCGCTGCTGCACGCCCGGCTGTTCTCGTACCTGGACACGCAGCTGACCCGGCTCGGCGGGCCGAACTTCCCGCAGATCCCGATCAACCGGCCGGTCGCGCCGGTGCGCAACCACCAGCAGGACGGCTTCCACCAGGACGACATCCCGCTCGGGCAGGCCAACTACCACCCGAACTCGCTGGGCGGCGGCTGCCCGTTCGTGCCCGGCGCGGGCCTGACCGCGCCTGACCAGAACACCTACGTGCACTTCCGCGAGCAGGTCGACGGGCACAAGGGCCGCAAGCGCTCGGAGACCTTCGCCGACCACTACAGCCAGGCGACCCTGTTCTGGAACAGCATGAGCGCCTGGGAGAAGGAGCACATCGCCGCGGCGTACCAGTTCGAGCTGGGCAAGGTCGCGCCGATGCACATCCGCGAGCGCATGGTCGAGCACCTCAACCAGATCGACCACACACTCGCCGTCACCGTCGCCGCCGGCATCGGGGTGGCGGTCCGGGAGCCGGGCCCGCCCAACCACGGCCGCATCTCGCCCGCGCTGAGCCAGACCACCATGCCGGGCAGCACCGGCGTACGCGGCCGCAAGGTCGCGATCCTGGTCGCCGACGGGGTCGACGACATCGGCGTCGCGGCGCTGCGCGAGCGGCTGCTGGCCGAGGAGGCCTTGGTGGACGTGCTGGCCCCGGTCGACGGCGCGGTGACCACCGCCTCCGGCGGCGTGCTGCCGGTGGACAAGGCGATGAACACGGTGGCGTCCGTGCTGTACGACGCGGTCGCGGTCGGCGGCGGTGACGCGGCGGTCGACGTGCTGGTCGCGGACGGGGTCGCGGTGCACTTCGTCGCCGAGGCCTACAAGCACGCCAAGCCGCTGATCGTGCTCGGCGTCGGCGATCGGCTGGTCCAGGCGGCCCGGCTGCCGGTGTACGAGGTCTCCGACCGGACCGGCGACGTGCCCAGCAAGCCGATCGCGGCCGCGCTGGACGGTGTGGTGTTCCTGGCCCCGGACGCGGCACCCGACGCCGCCTTCTTCGCCGAGGTCACCGAGGCGATCATCGCCCACCGCCACTACGACCGCCCGGTCGCCGGCATCGCCGCCTGA
- a CDS encoding DNA polymerase ligase N-terminal domain-containing protein: MNATATAPDRLTAYRRKRDFERTPEPAGQPGPAAGDGSRAFVVQRHRARRTHYDFRLEIDGVLVSWAVPKGPTLDPEVRRIAVHVEDHPLEYFDFEGVIPAGQYGAGDVIVWDAGTWQPGPGKGGETDPGRAVRAGELHLDLFGQKLRGRFVLVRTGPAGSGKEDWLLLHKHDEFAVPGWSAEEHPRSVLSGRTNDDVKADPDRLWRSGAPAARAAVTLRAREVRPDELAGLDALPPGGGRWHVFGRDLRVTNLDKILFPGRPGEDDPVSKRDLLRYTAQIAPTALPYLLRRALNLHRYPNGAQSKGFWHKQLPEHAPEWLPRWENPDADPGETTTYLVVDEPAALLWAANFGALEWHPWTSLVEHPQLPTYALVDLDPGERTGWDDLLVLARLHRTAFEHLGVTARAKVTGRRGIQIWVPIAAGPDFDDTRAWVERLSRTVGAVVPELVSWKWQKAQRGGLARLDYTQNAINKTLVGPYSPRPAPGAPVSAPIAWEELDDPALRPDGFTIRTMPQRVAEHGDLFHDVLDHPQQLPALG, from the coding sequence GTGAACGCGACAGCGACCGCGCCGGACCGGCTCACCGCGTACCGGCGGAAACGGGATTTCGAGCGCACGCCGGAGCCGGCCGGGCAGCCCGGGCCGGCGGCGGGCGACGGTTCCCGCGCCTTCGTGGTGCAGCGTCACCGCGCCCGCCGCACCCACTACGACTTCCGGCTGGAGATCGACGGGGTGCTGGTCAGCTGGGCGGTGCCGAAAGGCCCGACGCTGGATCCGGAGGTACGCCGGATCGCCGTCCACGTCGAGGACCACCCGCTGGAGTACTTCGACTTCGAGGGCGTCATCCCCGCCGGCCAGTACGGCGCCGGAGACGTGATCGTCTGGGACGCGGGCACCTGGCAGCCGGGACCCGGCAAGGGCGGCGAGACCGATCCGGGCCGCGCCGTACGCGCGGGCGAGCTGCACCTGGACCTGTTCGGGCAGAAGCTGCGCGGCAGGTTCGTGCTGGTGCGCACCGGCCCGGCGGGCTCGGGCAAGGAGGACTGGCTGCTGCTGCACAAGCACGACGAGTTCGCGGTGCCCGGCTGGAGCGCCGAGGAGCATCCGCGCTCGGTGCTGTCCGGCCGCACCAACGACGACGTCAAGGCGGACCCGGACCGGTTGTGGCGCTCCGGCGCGCCGGCCGCGCGGGCCGCCGTGACCCTGCGGGCCCGCGAGGTGCGGCCCGACGAGCTGGCCGGCCTGGACGCGCTGCCCCCGGGTGGCGGCAGGTGGCATGTGTTCGGCCGGGACCTGCGGGTGACGAACCTCGACAAGATCCTGTTCCCGGGCCGCCCCGGTGAGGACGACCCGGTCAGCAAGCGCGACCTGCTGCGATATACCGCGCAGATCGCGCCGACCGCGCTGCCCTACCTGCTCCGGCGCGCCCTGAACCTGCACCGCTACCCCAACGGCGCGCAGAGCAAGGGCTTCTGGCACAAGCAGCTGCCCGAACACGCGCCGGAGTGGCTGCCCCGCTGGGAGAACCCGGACGCGGATCCGGGCGAGACGACCACCTACCTGGTCGTGGACGAGCCTGCCGCGCTGCTGTGGGCGGCGAACTTCGGCGCGCTCGAGTGGCACCCGTGGACGTCCCTGGTCGAGCACCCGCAGCTGCCGACGTACGCGCTGGTCGACCTCGACCCCGGTGAGCGCACCGGCTGGGACGACCTGCTGGTGCTGGCGCGGCTGCACCGCACCGCGTTCGAGCACCTGGGGGTCACCGCGCGGGCCAAGGTGACCGGCCGCCGCGGCATCCAGATCTGGGTGCCGATCGCCGCCGGCCCGGACTTCGACGACACGCGCGCCTGGGTGGAGCGGCTCTCGCGCACGGTGGGCGCGGTCGTGCCGGAGCTGGTCAGCTGGAAGTGGCAGAAGGCGCAGCGGGGCGGCCTGGCCCGGCTCGACTACACGCAGAACGCGATCAACAAGACGCTGGTCGGCCCGTACAGTCCCCGTCCGGCGCCCGGCGCACCCGTGTCGGCGCCGATCGCGTGGGAGGAGCTGGACGATCCGGCGCTGCGCCCGGACGGCTTCACCATCCGCACCATGCCGCAGCGGGTGGCCGAGCACGGCGACCTGTTCCACGACGTGCTCGACCACCCGCAGCAACTGCCTGCGCTCGGCTAG
- a CDS encoding TetR/AcrR family transcriptional regulator: MPTTPVREPRQDRSRATRQRLLEASVRCMAELGWSGTTVAVVAERAGVSRGAAQHHFPTREDLVTGLIEYMTEVRAAEIESVAAGLRSGPRRTEQVLTVLVGLYRGPVFRAALHVWTAAAVDEALRDKVRPLEAELGRTAHRMAVELLRVDEETPGARETVQATLDLARGLGLGELLRDDTARRARVLRQWAATLDTVLPPTS, translated from the coding sequence GTGCCGACCACCCCCGTACGCGAACCCCGCCAGGACCGCAGCCGTGCCACCCGCCAGCGGCTGCTGGAGGCGTCGGTGCGCTGCATGGCGGAGCTGGGGTGGTCCGGCACGACGGTCGCGGTGGTCGCCGAGCGCGCCGGGGTGTCCCGCGGCGCCGCCCAGCACCACTTCCCGACCCGCGAGGACCTGGTCACCGGCCTCATCGAATACATGACCGAGGTCCGCGCCGCCGAGATCGAGTCGGTCGCCGCCGGGTTGCGCAGCGGCCCGCGCCGCACCGAACAGGTGCTGACCGTGCTGGTCGGTCTCTACCGCGGGCCGGTGTTCCGGGCCGCGCTGCACGTGTGGACCGCCGCCGCGGTCGACGAGGCGCTGCGCGACAAGGTCCGGCCGCTGGAGGCGGAGCTGGGCCGCACCGCGCACCGGATGGCCGTCGAGCTGCTGCGCGTTGACGAGGAGACGCCCGGGGCCCGGGAGACGGTGCAGGCGACCCTGGACCTGGCCCGCGGCCTCGGTCTGGGCGAGCTGCTGCGCGACGACACCGCCCGGCGCGCGCGGGTGCTGCGCCAGTGGGCGGCGACCCTGGACACGGTGCTGCCGCCCACGTCCTGA
- a CDS encoding acyl-CoA dehydrogenase family protein encodes MNPLESDERRALRRAVSDLAGKYGHEYYLRTARSGEKTDELWQEAGRLGYLGVHVPVEYGGGGGGIGDLAAVCEELGAAGCPLLMMVVSPAICATVIARFGTDEQKQRWLPGLADGTRIFAFAITEPDAGSNAHKLTTTATRDGDGWVLTGRKTYISGIDQAEAVLVVGRTADERTGRLKPVLFIVPTDAPGFTATQIPTELVAPEKQYNLFFDEVRLPGDALVGDPDAGLLQLFAGLNPERIMASAFALGIARYALSRAVDYAKTRTVWGPPIGAHQAISHPLAAGHIEVELARLMTREAAYLYDSGDDQAAGEAANMAKYAAGEATVKAVDQAIQTHGGNGLATEYGLATLLVASRLGRIAPVSREMILNFVAQHSLGLPRSY; translated from the coding sequence GTGAACCCGCTGGAGAGCGACGAGCGCCGCGCGCTGCGCCGTGCCGTGTCCGACCTGGCCGGCAAGTACGGCCACGAGTACTACCTGCGCACCGCGCGCAGCGGCGAGAAGACCGACGAGCTGTGGCAGGAGGCGGGCCGGCTCGGCTACCTCGGCGTGCACGTGCCGGTCGAGTACGGCGGCGGGGGCGGCGGCATCGGCGACCTGGCCGCGGTCTGCGAGGAGCTGGGCGCGGCGGGCTGCCCGCTGCTGATGATGGTCGTCTCCCCGGCGATCTGCGCCACCGTCATCGCCCGGTTCGGCACGGACGAGCAGAAGCAGCGCTGGCTGCCGGGCCTGGCCGACGGCACCCGCATCTTCGCGTTCGCGATCACCGAGCCGGACGCCGGATCCAACGCGCACAAACTCACCACCACGGCCACCCGCGACGGGGACGGCTGGGTGCTGACCGGCCGCAAGACCTACATCTCGGGCATCGACCAGGCCGAGGCGGTGCTGGTGGTGGGGCGCACCGCCGACGAGCGCACCGGGCGGCTCAAGCCGGTGCTGTTCATCGTGCCGACGGACGCGCCCGGGTTCACCGCGACGCAGATCCCGACGGAGCTGGTCGCGCCGGAGAAGCAGTACAACCTGTTCTTCGACGAGGTGCGGCTGCCCGGCGACGCCCTGGTCGGCGACCCCGACGCGGGGCTGCTGCAGCTGTTCGCCGGGCTTAACCCCGAGCGCATCATGGCGTCGGCGTTCGCGCTGGGCATCGCCCGCTACGCGCTGTCGCGCGCGGTCGACTACGCCAAGACGCGCACCGTCTGGGGGCCGCCGATCGGCGCGCACCAGGCGATCAGCCACCCGCTCGCGGCCGGCCACATCGAGGTCGAGCTGGCCCGGCTGATGACCCGCGAGGCTGCGTACCTCTACGACAGCGGCGACGACCAGGCCGCCGGCGAGGCGGCGAACATGGCGAAGTACGCGGCCGGCGAGGCCACGGTCAAGGCCGTGGACCAGGCCATCCAGACGCACGGCGGCAACGGCCTGGCCACCGAGTACGGCCTGGCCACGCTGCTGGTCGCGTCGCGGCTGGGCCGGATCGCGCCGGTCAGCCGCGAGATGATCCTCAACTTCGTGGCCCAGCACAGCCTGGGCCTGCCGCGGTCCTACTGA
- a CDS encoding carboxylesterase codes for MSDGQHDPLSHDGSAEIGVLVCHGFTGSPRSMRPWAQHLVEQGWTVRLPLLPGHGTTWQEANTTTWQDWYGCVDAAFAELRERCERVFVVGLSMGGALTLRLAEQHGSAISGIVLVNPIVAMLQAQTRLLPVVSRFVASMPAIGNDIAMPGVQEGAYERTPLRAAASLRSFLRLVRADLPKVDQPLRLFHSTQDHVVEPENSAIILREVNSTDVAEIVLADSYHVATLDYDAERIFTGSVEFIRQVGEQAEAR; via the coding sequence ATGTCAGACGGGCAGCACGACCCCTTGTCGCATGACGGCTCCGCCGAGATCGGCGTGCTCGTCTGCCACGGTTTCACCGGTTCGCCGCGCAGCATGCGCCCGTGGGCGCAGCACCTGGTCGAGCAGGGCTGGACGGTGCGGCTGCCGCTGCTGCCCGGCCACGGCACCACCTGGCAGGAGGCGAACACCACCACCTGGCAGGACTGGTACGGCTGCGTCGACGCCGCCTTCGCCGAGCTGCGCGAGCGCTGCGAGCGCGTGTTCGTGGTGGGCCTGTCCATGGGCGGGGCGCTGACGCTGCGCCTGGCCGAGCAGCACGGCTCCGCGATCTCCGGCATCGTGCTGGTCAACCCGATCGTGGCGATGCTGCAGGCGCAGACCCGGCTGCTGCCGGTGGTGTCGCGCTTCGTGGCCTCGATGCCGGCCATCGGCAACGACATCGCGATGCCGGGCGTGCAGGAGGGGGCGTACGAGCGCACCCCGCTGCGCGCGGCGGCGTCGCTGCGCAGCTTCCTGCGCCTGGTCCGGGCCGACCTGCCGAAGGTGGACCAGCCGCTGCGGCTGTTCCACAGCACGCAGGACCACGTGGTCGAGCCGGAGAACAGCGCGATCATCCTGCGCGAGGTGAACAGCACCGACGTCGCCGAGATCGTGCTGGCCGACAGCTACCACGTGGCGACCCTCGACTACGACGCGGAACGGATCTTCACCGGCAGCGTGGAGTTCATCAGGCAGGTCGGCGAGCAGGCCGAGGCCCGCTGA
- a CDS encoding SRPBCC domain-containing protein — translation MTTHTGTLRTFTVVRRLDAPPEVVFRAWTEPEHLVQWFANPTAPPPALPTTVDLRVGGQWRLHMIENERKAYVTGGVYREIVPSRRLVFAWGAVDGWPALDPARLEDNPLVTLDFAADGSATEMSLRVDFPDHLSDEDVKGWLDLGIRHGWNFTLDRLAPYLAQSR, via the coding sequence ATGACCACCCACACCGGCACCCTGCGCACCTTCACCGTCGTGCGCCGCCTCGACGCGCCTCCGGAGGTCGTCTTCCGGGCCTGGACGGAGCCCGAGCACCTGGTGCAGTGGTTCGCCAACCCGACCGCGCCCCCGCCCGCCCTGCCCACCACCGTGGACCTGCGGGTCGGCGGCCAGTGGCGGCTGCACATGATCGAGAACGAGCGGAAGGCGTACGTCACGGGCGGCGTCTACCGCGAGATCGTCCCGTCGCGACGGCTGGTCTTCGCCTGGGGCGCGGTTGACGGCTGGCCCGCGCTGGACCCGGCCCGGCTGGAGGACAACCCGCTGGTCACCCTCGACTTCGCGGCGGACGGCAGCGCCACCGAGATGAGCCTGCGGGTCGACTTCCCCGACCACCTCAGCGATGAGGACGTCAAGGGCTGGCTCGACCTCGGCATCCGGCACGGCTGGAACTTCACCCTCGACCGCCTGGCCCCATACCTGGCGCAGAGCCGCTGA
- a CDS encoding SDR family oxidoreductase has protein sequence MSELAERPLAAVTGASSGIGLALARQFARHGYDLVIVADDPAITAAAAELRDDGASVRAAQLDLTSYDAVERFYDLIVDEGRPLEALAINAGIGVGGAFVDNDLAAEMRLIDLNVASAVHLAHRALGDMARQGHGRVLFTSSIAATMPGPYFATYAASKAFLHSFAEALRAEVEDSGVHVTALLPGPTDTPFFERAGMQDTKVATGPKDDPDDVAREAYDALMAGEDQVVAGSFRNRLQTTAARVLPEKVKAHLHGRQTEPGSGD, from the coding sequence ATGTCCGAGCTTGCAGAACGTCCACTGGCCGCGGTCACCGGTGCCTCCAGCGGCATCGGCCTCGCGCTGGCCCGCCAGTTCGCGCGGCACGGCTACGACCTGGTGATCGTCGCCGACGATCCGGCCATCACGGCGGCAGCGGCCGAGCTGCGCGACGACGGCGCCTCGGTGCGCGCCGCCCAGCTGGACCTGACCTCGTACGACGCCGTCGAGCGCTTCTACGACCTCATCGTCGACGAGGGCCGGCCGTTGGAGGCGCTCGCCATCAACGCGGGCATCGGGGTGGGCGGCGCGTTCGTCGACAACGACCTGGCCGCCGAGATGCGGCTGATCGACCTGAACGTGGCCTCCGCCGTGCACCTGGCGCACCGCGCACTGGGTGACATGGCGCGGCAGGGACACGGTCGCGTACTGTTCACGTCGTCCATCGCCGCGACCATGCCCGGCCCGTACTTCGCCACGTACGCCGCCTCGAAGGCGTTCCTCCACTCCTTCGCCGAGGCGCTGCGCGCGGAGGTCGAGGACAGCGGCGTCCACGTGACGGCACTGCTGCCCGGACCCACGGACACCCCGTTCTTCGAGCGCGCGGGGATGCAGGACACCAAGGTCGCCACCGGCCCGAAGGACGATCCTGACGACGTGGCCCGGGAGGCGTACGACGCGCTCATGGCCGGGGAGGACCAGGTGGTGGCGGGCTCGTTCCGCAACAGGCTGCAGACCACGGCGGCCCGGGTGCTGCCGGAGAAGGTCAAGGCGCACCTGCACGGCCGGCAGACCGAGCCCGGCTCCGGCGACTGA
- a CDS encoding helix-turn-helix transcriptional regulator, with protein MIDDQLSVTFAALADPTRRAILARLAQGEATVNELAAPHAMSLPAISRHLKVLERAGLVVKGRDAQWRPCRLEPAPLREVDDWMAPYRTFFTERLDRLAEHLKTMLPTEPEEQR; from the coding sequence ATGATCGACGATCAGCTGAGCGTCACGTTCGCGGCGCTGGCCGACCCGACCCGGCGGGCCATCCTGGCCCGGCTCGCGCAGGGCGAGGCCACCGTGAACGAGCTGGCGGCGCCGCACGCGATGAGCCTGCCCGCGATCTCCCGGCACCTGAAGGTCCTGGAGCGGGCCGGCCTCGTGGTGAAAGGCCGCGACGCGCAGTGGCGGCCGTGCCGGCTGGAACCGGCGCCGCTGCGCGAGGTCGACGACTGGATGGCGCCCTACCGGACCTTCTTCACCGAGCGCCTCGACCGCCTTGCCGAGCACCTCAAGACCATGCTGCCGACCGAACCCGAGGAGCAACGATGA